The following coding sequences lie in one Zonotrichia leucophrys gambelii isolate GWCS_2022_RI chromosome 4A, RI_Zleu_2.0, whole genome shotgun sequence genomic window:
- the LOC135447749 gene encoding testis-specific serine/threonine-protein kinase 2-like, translating into MDAVVLKKKGYSLGATLGEGSYGKVKAAYSHRLKCKVAIKIIDKKKISQNVLEKFLPREMEALMKLHHPAIIETYEIFETSSGKVYIVMELGEKGSLLNYLSNQGAMEESAARSKFQQLASAIQHCHDLDFAHRDLKCDNILLDDGLNFKLSDFGFSKPLCRDGNGKTILSSTFCGSLAYSAPELLEHIPCDPRISDMWSLGIILYAMLFASQPFDSTNVREMLQVQKQQKIPFTKAKNLSTDCKNLITHLLHPDVSQRLCIDEVLRHPWLQNPKPTRSPRFPTDPKANVKKSPKKTRMENPIVRKCKEWRKKSDSLKDAFL; encoded by the coding sequence ATGGATGCTGTGGTGCTTAAAAAGAAGGGCTACAGCCTCGGTGCTACTCTTGGAGAAGGCTCCTATGGCAAAGTGAAAGCTGCCTACAGCCACCGCCTGAAATGCAAAGTGGCCATCAAGATCATtgacaagaagaaaatttctcAGAATGTCCTGGAAAAATTTCTCCCCAGGGAAATGGAGGCTTTGATGAAACTGCACCACCCAGCAATCATCGAAACCTATGAGATTTTTGAGACTTCCTCAGGGAAAGTGTACATTGTGATGGAGCTGGGGGAGAAGGGCAGCCTCCTGAACTACCTGAGCAACCAGGGGGCGATGGAAGAGAGCGCCGCTCGCTCCAAGTTCCAGCAGCTGGCTTCTGCCATCCAGCATTGCCATGACTTGGACTTTGCCCACAGGGACCTGAAATGTGACAACATCCTTCTTGATGACGGTCTTAACTTCAAGCTCTCAGATTTTGGCTTTTCAAAACCCCTGTGTCgagatggaaatggaaaaaccaTTCTCAGCAGCACCTTCTGTGGGTCTCTTGCGTACTCAGCCCCCGAGCTGCTCGAGCATATTCCTTGTGACCCCAGGATTTCGGACATGTGGAGCCTGGGCATTATCCTGTATGCAATGCTTTTTGCTTCACAGCCATTTGACAGTACCAACGTCAGGGAAATGCTCCAGGTTCAGAAACAACAGAAGATTCCCTTCACGAAGGCAAAAAATCTCTCTACAGACTGCAAGAACCTCATTACCCACTTGCTCCACCCTGATGTGTCCCAGAGGCTGTGCATAGATGAAGTTTTGAGACATCCCTGGCTGCAGAACCCGAAACCCACGCGCAGCCCGCGATTCCCAACCGACCCCAAAGCCAATGTcaagaaaagccccaaaaaaaccaggatGGAAAATCCCATTGTGCGTAAGTGTAAGGAGTGGAGGAAGAAATCAGATTCTCTTAAGGATGCTTTCCTTTAA